GGGGCGTCGTCTCTTCCGGTGGAGGGGTTGTCTTTTCCGGCGGAGGGGTTGTCTTTTCCGGCGGAGGCGTCGTCTCTTCCGTCGATGGGGTCGTGTTTTCGGGCGGGGGCGTCGTCTTTTCGGGTTCGGTTGTTTTTTCAGCCTCCGGTGTTTTATCGGGTTTTGCCGTGGGGGCGGTCGTTACGGCCTCGCCGCCCGAGGCGACCATGGCCTCGCCGTCATCCGCGTGCGCTGCCGGGGCCGCTACCAGGCAAAAACACAGCAGCAACGCGCTTGCGCGCCGCGCGCTCATATTCATCAGATCGACTCTCCCTTGTAAAGTGGCATCTTTATTCCAACTTAACTGACGCATGAAGGGCCGCATTTCTTGCGGACTCATGAAATTTTAATGTTTCCTGCCGGATGGAAAAACGGGCGGCGTTTCCGCCGCCCGGCAGCCCGCGGGCTTATCGGGTTTCCAGCAGCTTATCCTTGAGCTCCTTTTCCAGGCGGTTCAGCTCCTGCTGCGCCTGCGCGCGGGCGTTCGCGCCCTCGGTCTGGATGCGCTGCACCTCGGTGATGGTGTCGATCAGCGCGACGTTCGCGGCGCGCACGGTTTCGATGTCGATGATGCCACGCTCGGCCGCCTTCGCCGTCTCGATGGTGCCGGTCTTGAGCAGCTCCGCGTTCTTCTTGAGCAGGTCGTTGGTGACGTCCGTCACGGCCTGCTGCGCCTTGAGCGCGCCCTGCGCGTGCGCCATGCCCAGCGCGATGACCATCTGGCTCTTCCACAGCGGGATGGTGTTGACGATGGTGGACTGAATCTTTTCGGAGAGGATGGTATCGTTGTTTTGCATCAGGCGCACCTGCGGCCCCATCTGGATGGAGACCATGCGCGAGAGCTTCAGGTCGTGAATCTTCTTTTCAAAGCGGTCGATCATCGCGGCGAAGTCGTTGGCCCGCTGCGCGTCGGCGGCGTCCCCCGTCTCCTTCGCGTGCGCGATCAGGGGCGGCAGCTCCTGTTCGCGCAGCGCCTTGAGCCGCTCCTCGCCCGCGACGATGTAGAGCGTCAGCTCGCGGAAGTACTTCTGGTTGAGCGCGTACATCTCGTCGAGCATGGTGATGTCCTTCAGGAGCTGCTCCTGGTGCCCGCGCAGCGCGGTCACGATGGTGTCCACGTTCACCTCGACCTTGTCGTAGCGGGCTTTCATCTCCACCACGCTGGAAGAGCTCTTTTTGAGCCAGCCGAAGAGGCCGCCCTTCTTCTCGTCGTCCACGTCGAAGCCCTTGATCTCGGCGACCAGCTTGGAGAGCATGTCTCCGACCTCGTTTGTGTCCTTGGTGCGCACGTTTTCCAGCACCTTGTCCGAAAAGGCGGAGATCTGCTGCTGCGCGGCCGCGCCGTAGGAGAGCACCACGCGGCTGTCCTCCACGTCGATCTTGTCCACGAAGTCGAGCACGGCCTTGCGTTCCTCGGCGCTGAGCGCTTCCAACGTGAGCGAGGGGTCCTCGGGCGCCGCCTGCGGGACAGACGCTGTCTGCGGGGCGGGCGCCGTCTGCGCGGCAGACGCCGTCTGCGCGGCGGGCGCCGTCTGCGGGGTGGGTTCGGTGGTGAGGGTGGGCACTGTATTCTCTGTCCCGAGCTTCAGTTCGGGGACGGACGGTTCGTTCATGATGGTTCCTCCTCGTAATCGTTTCCTACCTTATATCATACCGCAGTTTTCCGCTCTCGTAAAGTAAAAAAAGCGGCCCCCCCCGAATGGAAGGGGCCGCGTCGGTAAAATGCATCGGGTCATATAACGCTCAAGCGGACGTCCCGAGCGCTCAGCACCGCCTGCCCTCAGGCGTTTTTCCTGCGGAAAGGCAGCACGTTGCTCTTTAAGGCGGGCTGTTCCATTTGAGGCGTGTTCATTGGGGGGATGCTCTGCGAAATGACCATTTCTTCGATCGCGTCCAGGATGAGAATTTTCTGCACGTCCGTGCACTGGCGAAAATATTTGAGCATCCGGCGCTCCTGCTTGGTGAGCTCCATTTAACGACCTCCTTAATCCGGTGTATACAGGAACCGACAGAATTCTCTGATAGGTTAAAGCATACACGCTTTGCGTGATTTCGTCAACGCATTTCGACACGGTTTTCCCCCAAAAAGGCGAAAAATCGTTCGACAAAAAACGCAAATCGCGCGGGCGGGGAGCGCCGCCCCGGCCTGCGAAAAGACGCCTCTGCCGCCCCATGCCCGCCTCTTCCACGCGGAATTTGCGCAAAAAAGCCCGCCCCTTCAGCGCTTTGAAAAGGCGGGCGGCGCAAAGCCTGCGTCAGGCAATCGAAAGGGCGATCTCCATCATCCGGGTGAACGTCTTCTGGCGGTTTTCGGCGTCCAGCGCCTCGCCGGTGACGATGCTGTCCGAAATGGTGCACAGGCACAGCGCCTT
The genomic region above belongs to Beduinella massiliensis and contains:
- a CDS encoding toxic anion resistance protein → MNEPSVPELKLGTENTVPTLTTEPTPQTAPAAQTASAAQTAPAPQTASVPQAAPEDPSLTLEALSAEERKAVLDFVDKIDVEDSRVVLSYGAAAQQQISAFSDKVLENVRTKDTNEVGDMLSKLVAEIKGFDVDDEKKGGLFGWLKKSSSSVVEMKARYDKVEVNVDTIVTALRGHQEQLLKDITMLDEMYALNQKYFRELTLYIVAGEERLKALREQELPPLIAHAKETGDAADAQRANDFAAMIDRFEKKIHDLKLSRMVSIQMGPQVRLMQNNDTILSEKIQSTIVNTIPLWKSQMVIALGMAHAQGALKAQQAVTDVTNDLLKKNAELLKTGTIETAKAAERGIIDIETVRAANVALIDTITEVQRIQTEGANARAQAQQELNRLEKELKDKLLETR